The genome window AACAACTACCAGGATATAAATACTTAATTATTCTCGACATTTGTCGCAGCCTGCACCAACATCTAGAACAAGCGCGACACATCCACCTACTCGACAAAACTACCACTGTGACCTCCTTTCTTGGGCTATTCTTCTATCTCCTCTCTCTCCCAGTCAGCCATAATAACGATTTATTCTTCCCACCTTGCGACGTTGCCATCGTACAACCATTCATCCTTCCAAATCCACAACCACACCCTCGATCTTCCCATTCACAGCCTCTGCAACTTTGTCGGCAGTAAATCGCCGTCGTCAAACACCGCAGTCATTGAACCCCTCACCGTCTAAAAATTAAAGCAACCATTCCCTTGAACTTTCATCTGCAACCAAATCGTGGAAGACACCCCTTCGATTCAGCCGTCGCCGCTGTCAACTCCACCCACACCAACATCTCTCTTGGATCTAATGAACTCCCTTTCCAACAGATGAATAAATAACACTCCCTTCACCAATgtcatatttgataattttgttagGGATATCATTTTATGATGGTCTTTTTAGTCATATTTGAAGATCATTTGTATCATTTAAATGACTTTGATGATGTTTATAATATTGAATAAATGATCATTTGTATCATTTAAGTGATTTTGACAGTGTTTATAACATAGAAATATTTGTTATGTATATTAGTGGATGACCCTTGAATATTTCAAACTCCAACATTTGATCTTTTATCTTCGTGTAACTTAGAACTTTGGCTTTTCAACTCCATGTCTCTTGACTTTACAAGTACATGTAACTCATGTCTTGTCAACCTATTAATAGACCCTATACTTGAGTTTGTAGTACACaagattaatcaaatatattgttCTCTTTACTCTCTATATAATGTAATCATTAGGACGTAACACGTTATCAACACAAGAAggctaaatatttttaaacctTAAGGTGGTGTAAAAATTCAAGGTACTAGCAACATTGTTTGCAGATCAAGGTGGTACAGATATATAAGTACAACAGGTATTAACCAAaacatatttatgtattttagttttcctctataatatatgatatgatAGTGTAccatcactactagaaaaagtggatTTAACATCGCCGATTTAACATCAGTTGTAAAAACCACCGATGTTAAAGACTTTTTTAAcatcaattattaaaaaaccGATGTAAAAGAGAAATTTGGACATCGGTTGTTAAAATAACCAATATCTTAAATAcagtttaaaaatgaaaaaacacgCGGATTTGTTTCCCCCCTTTTATCAGACAACAAAACATCCGCTTTTTGTACTTAACAAAAAAACGCcaaaattgattttcttttattccTCCTATCTTCAGACAGcagtctctccctctctccctgcTCTCGCGATTCTCTCGCCCTCTCTCCCCGCTCCCCGTCTCTCACTCTCTCGCCGTCTCTTATTCTCACAACCTCTCCCAAACCTCAACTCTCTCAACATCTCACaaacctctccctctctccccgcTGTCAACTCTCTCAACTCTCTCGCTGTCcaacttaaattcaaatttggagCTTCAATTGAAGACCATCTTGAAGACTCATCTTGGAGTAGCTTCAATTGAAGACTCTTGCTGAAGAAATTAGGGTTTGCAGCTTCGTTCGTAACTCAGTTTACATTTTGGagttaattagggttttgaatcaAATTTGGGGATTTCATCTACAACCTCGTTTCTCAGTTGCTTGAAGGTATATATcatcttttctcacttttataGTGGTACAAATTTGGGGATTACAtgcattttttgtttatttttgactTGAATTCGAGTTTGTTGTATAATATAGTCTCATTGGTGTTACaaaatttggggatttttgttTATAGTTGCTCTTTTATTTGCAAGCTTATACAGAGTTTATAAAGTTTGTGCTCTGTTATTGTTTTTGTGATTTGGGGATTGCTATGCTTTGTTAATGAACTGATGTTTATATGCGTGTTTTGTTCAttgttaaattttgataaatgtttGTGTTTGATGGGTTGTAAGCGGgtcagtttatatatatatatgatgttgATTTTGCAGTTTGGTGTTATGATTGTTTAATCgtttatatgtaatattattaGGCTATTAATTAGGAAATTTGtaataaatctatatatttCTAATATGTTATATGACAATCAGGTAGGTTGATTAACGAAATATGGACAAGTCTTGGATTTCAAAAGATAGGGATTCTTTAGAATATGAAGTGGGGGTTGAATCTTTCTTGATATTTGCCAAAGAAAATGCTAAGAATCCTAATAAAATCCCTTGCCCCTGTGCACGTTGTGGGAATTTTAAGAAGCATTCTGTTAAAATAATTAGAGGTTATTTGTATGAAAAAGGATTTAGTTTGGGGTATGTTGATTGGATATGGCACGGAGAAAAGTGTCCAACTAGTGAGTCAGCACCAAAGTCTTCTTTTGGTAGTAATTTAGTCGAAATTCCTACATCCAAAAATGTTGACATATGTGAAGCAGCGTATGTGAGgagtgaatatattgatgattCTGCTGAGTTTAGTAGGTTTGTCGCTGATGCAGAACAACCGTTATACAAGGGTAGCGACAACATCAAATTAGAGTCGATGTTGAAATTACACAATTGGAAATCTAGGTTTGGCATAAGCGATAGTTCCTTCACCGATCTTCTTTCTTCTACAGGGTCTTTACTGCCTAAAGACCATGTGTTACCCGTGAATGCGTGTGAAGCGAAAAAAACCCTAAATGATTTAGGCCTCGAGTATATTAAGTTTCACGCGTGTCCAAATGATTGTGTACTGTACATGGGTTTAAATATTGATGCGTCGGAGTGCCCCAAGTGCCATCTGTCTCGTTGGAAGGTTGGAAAGGATGGTAAACCTAGGATTAATGTTCTAGCCAATGCAATGTGGTATTTTCTGATAATTCCTCGATTTAAAAGGATGTTTAAATCTCCTGCCACGGCTGAACTTATGAGTTGGCATTCGAACAAGCGAATTCAAGATGGCCAAATGCATCATCCAGCCGACTCTGCTTCTTGGAGGAATGTTGACTATAGGTGGCCTGAATTTGGTAGTGAGTCGAGAAACATTCGCTTAGCATTAGCTGCTGATGGAATAAACCCGCACAATAATGGCCTTACCAATAGGTACACTTGCTGGCCAGTAGTTTTAGTAACTTATAACCTTCCTCCATGGTTATGCatgaagaggaagtt of Daucus carota subsp. sativus chromosome 3, DH1 v3.0, whole genome shotgun sequence contains these proteins:
- the LOC135151521 gene encoding uncharacterized protein LOC135151521 yields the protein MDKSWISKDRDSLEYEVGVESFLIFAKENAKNPNKIPCPCARCGNFKKHSVKIIRGYLYEKGFSLGYVDWIWHGEKCPTSESAPKSSFGSNLVEIPTSKNVDICEAAYVRSEYIDDSAEFSRFVADAEQPLYKGSDNIKLESMLKLHNWKSRFGISDSSFTDLLSSTGSLLPKDHVLPVNACEAKKTLNDLGLEYIKFHACPNDCVLYMGLNIDASECPKCHLSRWKVGKDGKPRINVLANAMWYFLIIPRFKRMFKSPATAELMSWHSNKRIQDGQMHHPADSASWRNVDYRWPEFGSESRNIRLALAADGINPHNNGLTNRYTCWPVVLVTYNLPPWLCMKRKFMMLTILVSGPHEPGNNIDVYLQPLIDDLKKLLEEGKQNVYDAYTKSYFTLRSVLMWTINDFPVYGNLSGCVNKGYMACPICGDDTVAKHLKFSRKICY